The following are encoded together in the Roseivirga misakiensis genome:
- a CDS encoding AAA family ATPase: protein MEEVVSNDLKKEHQEKINRVASEVSKIVVGQEYMVNRLLIGLFTNGHILLEGVPGIAKTLTVNTLAEVLHLDFQRIQFTPDLLPADLVGTMIYNQKKAEFEVKKGPIFGNVILADEVNRAPAKVQSALLEAMQEKTVTIGETSYKLDRPFIVLATQNPIDQEGTYSLPEAQIDRFMLKVKVGYPTKEDELEVMRRMANMDFRPTIETLLTKEDIFAIRDEVNQVSMSESLEKYIIELVFATRNPKDYGLTDEAYYMQFGASPRASINLNLAAKAIAFFNQRDYVLPEDIKEIASDVLNHRVILNYEAEADGITTEHIIEKLLNKIPINN from the coding sequence ATGGAAGAGGTTGTATCAAACGACTTAAAAAAAGAACATCAGGAAAAAATCAATCGTGTCGCTTCCGAAGTAAGCAAGATTGTAGTTGGCCAAGAGTATATGGTCAATCGTCTTTTGATTGGTTTATTTACTAATGGACACATTCTTTTAGAAGGTGTTCCGGGTATCGCGAAAACACTTACCGTAAATACACTTGCGGAAGTGCTTCACCTAGATTTTCAAAGAATTCAGTTTACTCCAGACTTATTACCTGCTGATTTAGTAGGTACAATGATTTACAATCAGAAGAAGGCTGAATTTGAAGTGAAGAAAGGTCCAATCTTCGGTAATGTAATTTTAGCAGATGAGGTAAACCGTGCACCAGCAAAAGTGCAGTCTGCACTGTTGGAGGCCATGCAGGAAAAGACAGTAACGATCGGTGAGACTAGCTATAAACTCGACAGACCGTTTATTGTATTGGCTACGCAAAACCCAATCGACCAAGAAGGAACTTACAGCTTGCCTGAAGCTCAGATTGATCGTTTCATGTTAAAGGTGAAAGTTGGCTATCCGACAAAAGAAGACGAGCTAGAAGTGATGAGAAGAATGGCCAACATGGACTTTAGGCCAACAATTGAAACATTACTGACCAAAGAAGACATTTTTGCGATTCGCGATGAGGTAAATCAGGTCAGCATGTCTGAGTCGCTTGAGAAATACATTATTGAATTAGTATTCGCGACAAGAAACCCGAAAGATTACGGACTGACAGATGAAGCTTACTACATGCAGTTTGGAGCGTCTCCTCGAGCAAGTATAAATCTAAACTTAGCGGCTAAAGCGATCGCTTTTTTTAACCAGCGAGATTACGTATTACCTGAGGATATCAAAGAAATTGCCTCTGACGTACTAAACCATAGGGTTATTCTGAACTATGAAGCAGAAGCCGATGGCATCACAACAGAGCATATCATTGAGAAGTTGTTGAATAAAATTCCTATTAATAATTAA
- a CDS encoding autotransporter outer membrane beta-barrel domain-containing protein, which translates to MKRSINQLFSLLFVAAIAMIVSACGDDDPQIAAPIVSGPAEVSVTENETTTVTFNITVAGGFSSANVEATGGTATITAQPAVADVSGSITVDYAAGDDGAGALTLTVTDAAGNTGSTTVVMEIGDIPDTFQVTDLTETRSVGGNDVEFKQTRISGIINRDYTFTNDVAWVLSGRVIVGAGATLTIEPGTIVKGQGEQGAAASVLLVARGADIIANGTANDPIVFTSVLDNINVGEFTSTLDINNDLGLWGGVLILGNAPIVAEASEVQIEGIPTSVTEGIYGGSDPMDNSGSFTYCSIRYTGQQLGPGNELQGLTLGGVGNGTVISHVESINSADDGIEIFGGTVNISNFIVLNPDDDGFDADQGWTGTASNLVYIGAAVDAGFGSDHPFELDGPEGDTGGTAAIGTFTNATAWGRSATDFADLRDGATYTISDSYFFGFAAGVDLELDADGTTDPNDATKKLSDNPLISDNYAGDDVTFTGLEFSGVDRDGATSFTDITKILNDKLDGSLTNPDRTAQVDNNEDVKFPANNSIVSTKTKGADVSVLGWSYTAELGLLANF; encoded by the coding sequence ATGAAACGTTCAATTAATCAACTCTTTAGCCTACTATTTGTGGCAGCAATCGCAATGATTGTTTCTGCGTGTGGGGACGACGACCCGCAGATTGCGGCTCCTATTGTATCTGGCCCTGCAGAGGTTTCAGTTACTGAAAATGAAACAACTACAGTTACTTTTAATATTACCGTTGCAGGTGGTTTTTCTTCTGCCAATGTGGAGGCTACAGGTGGTACCGCCACTATCACAGCTCAACCAGCTGTCGCAGATGTAAGTGGATCAATCACCGTTGATTATGCTGCTGGTGATGATGGTGCTGGTGCACTTACATTAACAGTAACAGATGCTGCTGGAAACACTGGTTCTACAACTGTTGTAATGGAGATTGGAGATATCCCTGATACTTTCCAAGTAACAGATCTTACTGAAACAAGATCTGTTGGTGGTAATGATGTAGAGTTCAAGCAAACAAGAATTTCAGGAATCATTAACAGAGATTATACTTTCACTAACGATGTGGCTTGGGTATTATCTGGAAGAGTGATTGTAGGTGCAGGGGCAACATTAACTATTGAGCCCGGTACTATCGTAAAAGGACAAGGTGAGCAAGGTGCTGCTGCATCTGTGTTACTAGTAGCAAGAGGAGCGGATATCATTGCAAATGGTACAGCCAATGATCCAATCGTATTTACTTCTGTTCTTGATAATATTAACGTAGGTGAGTTCACTTCAACATTAGATATCAACAACGACCTTGGTCTTTGGGGTGGTGTTTTGATTCTAGGTAACGCACCGATTGTTGCTGAAGCTTCTGAAGTTCAAATTGAAGGAATTCCGACCTCTGTTACAGAAGGTATTTATGGAGGAAGTGACCCAATGGATAACTCTGGATCTTTCACCTATTGTTCAATCAGATATACTGGCCAGCAATTAGGCCCAGGAAATGAGCTTCAAGGCTTGACTCTTGGTGGTGTTGGTAATGGAACGGTTATCAGTCATGTTGAATCAATCAACTCTGCTGATGATGGCATCGAAATTTTCGGTGGAACTGTAAACATCTCAAACTTTATCGTATTAAACCCAGATGATGATGGTTTCGATGCTGACCAAGGCTGGACAGGTACTGCGAGCAACCTTGTATATATCGGTGCTGCTGTCGATGCAGGTTTCGGTTCTGACCACCCATTCGAGCTTGATGGACCTGAAGGTGATACTGGAGGTACAGCAGCAATTGGAACTTTCACTAACGCTACTGCTTGGGGAAGAAGTGCAACAGATTTTGCTGACTTAAGAGATGGTGCTACATACACAATATCAGACAGCTACTTCTTTGGATTTGCTGCCGGTGTTGACTTAGAATTAGACGCCGACGGGACTACTGACCCTAATGATGCAACTAAGAAACTATCTGATAATCCATTGATTTCTGATAACTACGCAGGAGACGATGTGACCTTCACTGGTCTTGAGTTCAGTGGAGTTGACAGAGATGGTGCAACATCTTTCACAGACATCACTAAAATCTTGAACGATAAACTTGACGGAAGCCTGACTAATCCTGATAGAACAGCTCAAGTAGACAACAACGAAGACGTAAAATTCCCTGCTAACAATAGCATTGTAAGTACAAAAACTAAAGGTGCAGATGTATCAGTATTAGGCTGGTCATACACCGCAGAACTTGGCCTTTTGGCTAATTTTTAA